One genomic segment of Vulpes lagopus strain Blue_001 chromosome 9, ASM1834538v1, whole genome shotgun sequence includes these proteins:
- the FAM83H gene encoding protein FAM83H isoform X2 encodes MVPPSRGFVQPAPLPGNQGAGTAEVPAPGPDMARRSQSSSQGDNPLAPGYLPPHYKEYYRLAVDALAEGGPEAYSRFLASEGAPAFLCPEEVEHVSRHLRPPQHVAREPPDGSPPNVDMDGSSGTYWPMNSDQAVPELDLGWPLTFGFQGTEVTTLVQPPPPDSPSIKDEARRMIRSAQQVVAVVMDMFTDVDLLGEVLEAAARRVPVYILLDEMNAQHFLDMADKCRVNLHHVDFLRVRTVAGPTYYCRTGKSFKGHVKEKFLLVDCAVVMSGSYSFMWSFEKIHRSLAHVFQGELVSSFDEEFRILFAQSEPLVPSAGALARMDAYALAPYSGAGPLMGAPTPFSFPKRAHLLFPPPREEGLGFPSFVDPDRHFLSAFRREEPMRMPGGALEPHAGLRPLARRLDAEAGAGGELAGPRAFFQARHLEMDAFKRHSFAAADGSGAVENFAAARQVSRQTFLSHGDDLRFQTSHFQRDQLYQQHYQWEPQLAPARPQGLFEKLRAGRPGFTEHDDLALGLGPRFPELGPDGHQRLDYVPSSASREVRHGSDPAPGPAPRGLEPSGALRANLGQRFPCQAAARPGPEAAPDAEQERRGGPEGRAGLRHWRLASYLSGCHGDDAGDEGLPAPMDAEAYEDDVLGCAGRPGPGDLLPSAARVPAAFPAKGLAPCPGRGDSPEREALEEAAPAKQDSFRSRLNPLIQRSSRLRSSLIFSASQAEGAGGAPAAATERAQLLHKEQAVSETLGPGGEATRSATSTKVAELLEKYKGPARDAGAAGAAVAVASHSKAVVSQAWREEVVAPGGGSERRSLESCLLDLRDSFAQRLHQEAERQPGAATLTATQLLDTLGRGGTDRLPSRFLSAQGRPGSPQGRDSPPLEGPRQAPHPEPRGSPASAYPERKGSPTSAFPERRASPVPPVPERRASPVPPVPERRASLTLSFAEESAKTGPAEESAGGPMEVLRKGSLRLRQLLSPKGERRAEEDGGFPAPQENGQPESPRRPSLGRADSTEAAAAADERGPRARTASATANALYSSNLRDDTKAILEQISAHGQKHRAAPAPAPGLAHSSPELGRSPTAGGLAPDMSDKDKCSAIFRSDSLGTQGRLSRTLPASAEDRDRLLRRMESMRKEKRVYSRFEVFCKKEEAGGPGAGEGPAEDDTRDSKVGKFMPKILGTFKSKK; translated from the exons ATGGTGCCCCCGAGCAGGGGCTTCGTGCAGCCAGCACCCCTGCCTGGAAACCAGGGTGCAGGCACTGCTGAGGTCCCG gCCCCTGGCCCCGACATGGCCCGCCGCTCCCAGAGCTCCTCGCAGGGGGACAACCCACTGGCACCTGGGTACCTGCCACCTCACTACAAAGAGTACTACCGCCTGGCGGTAGACGCCCTGGCCGAGGGAGGCCCGGAGGCCTACAGCCGCTTCCTGGCGTCCGAGGGGGCGCCTGCCTTCCTGTGCCCCGAGGAGGTGGAGCACGTGAGCCGCCACTTGCGGCCCCCGCAGCATGTTGCTCGCGAGCCGCCTGATGGCAGCCCTCCCAACGTGGACATGGATGGCTCCTCAGGCACCTACTGGCCCATGAACTCAGACCAGGCGGTGCCTGAGCTTGACCTAGGCTGGCCCCTGACCTTCGGCTTCCAGGGCACCGAGGTTAccacactggtgcagccaccaccGCCCGACAGCCCCAGCATCAAGGATGAGGCCCGGAGGATGATCCGCTCTGCCCAGCAG GTGGTGGCCGTGGTGATGGACATGTTCACCGACGTGGACCTGCTGGGTGAAGTGCTGGAGGCAGCCGCCCGCCGAGTCCCGGTCTACATCCTCCTGGATGAGATGAACGCCCAGCACTTCCTGGACATGGCGGACAAGTGCCGCGTCAACCTGCACCACGTGGAC TTCCTGCGCGTGCGCACTGTGGCAGGCCCCACGTACTACTGCCGGACGGGGAAGTCCTTCAAGGGCCACGTGAAGGAGAAGTTCCTGCTGGTGGACTGCGCGGTGGTGATGAGCGGGAGCTACAG CTTCATGTGGTCCTTCGAGAAGATCCACCGGAGCCTGGCGCACGTGTTCCAGGGCGAGCTGGTCTCCAGCTTCGATGAGGAGTTCCGCATCCTGTTCGCGCAGTCCGAGCCTCTGGTGCCCTCGGCCGGGGCGCTGGCCCGCATGGACGCTTACGCCCTGGCCCCGTACTCGGGAGCGGGGCCCCTTATGGGCGCGCCGacccccttctccttccccaaacGGGCGCACCTCCTGTTCCCACCGCCCCGGGAGGAGGGCCTGGGCTTCCCCTCCTTCGTCGACCCCGACCGCCACTTCCTGTCCGCCTTCCGCCGGGAGGAGCCCATGCGGATGCCCGGCGGAGCCCTGGAGCCGCACGCGGGGCTGCGGCCTCTGGCGCGGCGGCTGGACGCcgaggcgggcgcggggggcgagCTGGCCGGCCCGCGGGCCTTCTTCCAGGCCCGGCACCTGGAGATGGACGCCTTCAAGCGGCACAGCTTCGCGGCCGCCGACGGCTCGGGCGCCGTGGAGAACTTCGCGGCCGCGCGGCAGGTGTCGCGGCAGACGTTCCTCAGCCACGGCGACGACCTGCGCTTCCAGACCAGCCACTTCCAGCGAGACCAGCTGTACCAGCAGCACTACCAGTGGGAGCCGCAGCTCGCGCCCGCGCGCCCGCAGGGCCTGTTCGAGAAGCTGCGCGCCGGCCGCCCGGGCTTCACCGAGCACGACGACCTGGCCCTGGGGCTCGGGCCGCGCTTCCCCGAGCTCGGCCCCGACGGGCACCAGCGGCTCGACTACGTGCCGTCCAGCGCCTCGCGCGAGGTGCGCCACGGCTCGgaccccgccccgggccccgcgccccgcggcctgGAGCCCAGCGGGGCCCTGCGCGCCAACCTGGGCCAGCGCTTCCCGTGCCAGGCGGCGGCGAGGCCGGGCCCCGAGGCGGCGCCCGACGCGGAGCAGGAGCGCAGGGGCGGGCCcgaggggcgggcggggctgCGGCACTGGCGTCTCGCCTCCTACCTGAGCGGCTGCCATGGCGACGACGCGGGCGACGAGGGCCTGCCCGCGCCCATGGACGCCGAGGCCTACGAGGACGACGTGCTGGGCTGCGCCGGCCGGCCGGGCCCCGGGGACCTGCTGCCCTCGGCCGCCCGCGTGCCCGCGGCCTTCCCGGCCAAGGGCCTGGCGCCCTGCCCCGGCCGCGGGGACAGCCCCGAGCGCGAGGCGCTGGAGGAGGCCGCGCCGGCCAAGCAGGACTCCTTCCGCTCGCGCCTGAACCCGCTGATCCAGCGCAGCTCGCGCCTGCGCTCCTCCCTGATCTTCAGCGCCTCGCAGGCCGAGGGCGCGGGTGGGGCTCCGGCCGCCGCCACCGAGAGGGCGCAGCTGCTGCACAAGGAGCAGGCGGTCAGCGAGACGCTGGGGCCCGGGGGCGAGGCCACGCGCTCCGCCACTTCCACCAAGGTGGCCGAGCTCCTGGAGAAGTACAAGGGCCCCGCGCGGGATGCGGGAGCGGCGGGGGCCGCGGTCGCGGTCGCCAGCCACAGCAAGGCTGTTGTGTCCCAGGCGTGGCGGGAGGAGGTGGTGGCGCCGGGCGGGGGAAGCGAGCGCCGCAGCCTGGAGAGCTGCCTGCTGGACCTGCGCGACTCCTTCGCCCAGCGGCTGCACCAGGAGGCCGAGCGGCAGCCGGGGGCCGCCACGCTGACTGCCACGCAGCTGCTGGACACGCTGGGCCGCGGCGGCACCGACCGGCTGCCCTCCCGCTTCCTCTCCGCCCAGGGCCGCCCCGGCTCCCCACAAGGGCGGGACAGCCCCCCGCTGGAGGGGCCGCGCCAGGCACCGCACCCTGAGCCCAGGGGGAGCCCCGCCTCTGCCTACCCCGAGCGGAAAGGGAGCCCCACCTCGGCCTTCCCCGAGCGCCGGGCCAGCCCGGTGCCCCCCGTGCCCGAGCGCCGGGCCAGCCCGGTGCCCCCCGTGCCCGAGCGCCGGGCCAGCCTCACCCTTTCCTTCGCCGAGGAGTCCGCCAAGACCGGCCCCGCGGAGGAGTCGGCGGGCGGCCCCATGGAGGTGCTGCGCAAGGGCTCCCTGCGCCTCCGCCAGCTGCTGAGCCCCAAGGGGGAGCGGCGCGCAGAGGAAGACGGCGGCTTCCCGGCGCCGCAGGAGAACGGGCAGCCCGAGAGCCCCCGGCGGCCGTCGCTGGGCCGGGCCGACAGCACCGAGGCTGCCGCCGCTGCGGACGAGCGGGGCCCGCGGGCGCGCACGGCCTCCGCCACAGCCAACGCCTTGTACAGCAGCAACCTGCGGGACGACACGAAAGCCATTCTGGAGCAGATCAGCGCCCACGGCCAGAAACAccgcgcggccccggcccccgccccgggcctggCTCACAGCAGCCCCGAACTGGGCCGATCCCCCACCGCTGGCGGCCTGGCCCCTGACATGTCCGACAAGGACAAATGCTCTGCCATCTTCCGCTCGGACAGCCTGGGCACGCAGGGGAGGCTGAGCCGCACCCTGCCCGCCAGCGCCGAGGACCGCGACCGGCTGCTGCGCCGCATGGAGAGTATGCGCAAGGAGAAGCGCGTCTACAGCCGCTTCGAGGTCTTCTGCAAAAAGGAAGAGGCCGGAGGcccgggggcaggggagggcccaGCAGAGGACGACACCAGGGACAGCAAGGTGGGCAAGTTCATGCCCAAGATCCTGGGCACCTTCAAAAGCAAGAAGTGA
- the FAM83H gene encoding protein FAM83H isoform X1: MACTPPPFLHCVYTQWRGRGVCREWPLCPSPVMCLPASSQAPGPDMARRSQSSSQGDNPLAPGYLPPHYKEYYRLAVDALAEGGPEAYSRFLASEGAPAFLCPEEVEHVSRHLRPPQHVAREPPDGSPPNVDMDGSSGTYWPMNSDQAVPELDLGWPLTFGFQGTEVTTLVQPPPPDSPSIKDEARRMIRSAQQVVAVVMDMFTDVDLLGEVLEAAARRVPVYILLDEMNAQHFLDMADKCRVNLHHVDFLRVRTVAGPTYYCRTGKSFKGHVKEKFLLVDCAVVMSGSYSFMWSFEKIHRSLAHVFQGELVSSFDEEFRILFAQSEPLVPSAGALARMDAYALAPYSGAGPLMGAPTPFSFPKRAHLLFPPPREEGLGFPSFVDPDRHFLSAFRREEPMRMPGGALEPHAGLRPLARRLDAEAGAGGELAGPRAFFQARHLEMDAFKRHSFAAADGSGAVENFAAARQVSRQTFLSHGDDLRFQTSHFQRDQLYQQHYQWEPQLAPARPQGLFEKLRAGRPGFTEHDDLALGLGPRFPELGPDGHQRLDYVPSSASREVRHGSDPAPGPAPRGLEPSGALRANLGQRFPCQAAARPGPEAAPDAEQERRGGPEGRAGLRHWRLASYLSGCHGDDAGDEGLPAPMDAEAYEDDVLGCAGRPGPGDLLPSAARVPAAFPAKGLAPCPGRGDSPEREALEEAAPAKQDSFRSRLNPLIQRSSRLRSSLIFSASQAEGAGGAPAAATERAQLLHKEQAVSETLGPGGEATRSATSTKVAELLEKYKGPARDAGAAGAAVAVASHSKAVVSQAWREEVVAPGGGSERRSLESCLLDLRDSFAQRLHQEAERQPGAATLTATQLLDTLGRGGTDRLPSRFLSAQGRPGSPQGRDSPPLEGPRQAPHPEPRGSPASAYPERKGSPTSAFPERRASPVPPVPERRASPVPPVPERRASLTLSFAEESAKTGPAEESAGGPMEVLRKGSLRLRQLLSPKGERRAEEDGGFPAPQENGQPESPRRPSLGRADSTEAAAAADERGPRARTASATANALYSSNLRDDTKAILEQISAHGQKHRAAPAPAPGLAHSSPELGRSPTAGGLAPDMSDKDKCSAIFRSDSLGTQGRLSRTLPASAEDRDRLLRRMESMRKEKRVYSRFEVFCKKEEAGGPGAGEGPAEDDTRDSKVGKFMPKILGTFKSKK; this comes from the exons ATGGCCTGCACTCCCCCGCCCTTTCTACACTGTGTCTATACccagtggaggggaaggggggtgtGTCGGGAGTGGCCCCTGTGCCCTTCCCCAGTAATgtgtctccctgcctcttcccaggCCCCTGGCCCCGACATGGCCCGCCGCTCCCAGAGCTCCTCGCAGGGGGACAACCCACTGGCACCTGGGTACCTGCCACCTCACTACAAAGAGTACTACCGCCTGGCGGTAGACGCCCTGGCCGAGGGAGGCCCGGAGGCCTACAGCCGCTTCCTGGCGTCCGAGGGGGCGCCTGCCTTCCTGTGCCCCGAGGAGGTGGAGCACGTGAGCCGCCACTTGCGGCCCCCGCAGCATGTTGCTCGCGAGCCGCCTGATGGCAGCCCTCCCAACGTGGACATGGATGGCTCCTCAGGCACCTACTGGCCCATGAACTCAGACCAGGCGGTGCCTGAGCTTGACCTAGGCTGGCCCCTGACCTTCGGCTTCCAGGGCACCGAGGTTAccacactggtgcagccaccaccGCCCGACAGCCCCAGCATCAAGGATGAGGCCCGGAGGATGATCCGCTCTGCCCAGCAG GTGGTGGCCGTGGTGATGGACATGTTCACCGACGTGGACCTGCTGGGTGAAGTGCTGGAGGCAGCCGCCCGCCGAGTCCCGGTCTACATCCTCCTGGATGAGATGAACGCCCAGCACTTCCTGGACATGGCGGACAAGTGCCGCGTCAACCTGCACCACGTGGAC TTCCTGCGCGTGCGCACTGTGGCAGGCCCCACGTACTACTGCCGGACGGGGAAGTCCTTCAAGGGCCACGTGAAGGAGAAGTTCCTGCTGGTGGACTGCGCGGTGGTGATGAGCGGGAGCTACAG CTTCATGTGGTCCTTCGAGAAGATCCACCGGAGCCTGGCGCACGTGTTCCAGGGCGAGCTGGTCTCCAGCTTCGATGAGGAGTTCCGCATCCTGTTCGCGCAGTCCGAGCCTCTGGTGCCCTCGGCCGGGGCGCTGGCCCGCATGGACGCTTACGCCCTGGCCCCGTACTCGGGAGCGGGGCCCCTTATGGGCGCGCCGacccccttctccttccccaaacGGGCGCACCTCCTGTTCCCACCGCCCCGGGAGGAGGGCCTGGGCTTCCCCTCCTTCGTCGACCCCGACCGCCACTTCCTGTCCGCCTTCCGCCGGGAGGAGCCCATGCGGATGCCCGGCGGAGCCCTGGAGCCGCACGCGGGGCTGCGGCCTCTGGCGCGGCGGCTGGACGCcgaggcgggcgcggggggcgagCTGGCCGGCCCGCGGGCCTTCTTCCAGGCCCGGCACCTGGAGATGGACGCCTTCAAGCGGCACAGCTTCGCGGCCGCCGACGGCTCGGGCGCCGTGGAGAACTTCGCGGCCGCGCGGCAGGTGTCGCGGCAGACGTTCCTCAGCCACGGCGACGACCTGCGCTTCCAGACCAGCCACTTCCAGCGAGACCAGCTGTACCAGCAGCACTACCAGTGGGAGCCGCAGCTCGCGCCCGCGCGCCCGCAGGGCCTGTTCGAGAAGCTGCGCGCCGGCCGCCCGGGCTTCACCGAGCACGACGACCTGGCCCTGGGGCTCGGGCCGCGCTTCCCCGAGCTCGGCCCCGACGGGCACCAGCGGCTCGACTACGTGCCGTCCAGCGCCTCGCGCGAGGTGCGCCACGGCTCGgaccccgccccgggccccgcgccccgcggcctgGAGCCCAGCGGGGCCCTGCGCGCCAACCTGGGCCAGCGCTTCCCGTGCCAGGCGGCGGCGAGGCCGGGCCCCGAGGCGGCGCCCGACGCGGAGCAGGAGCGCAGGGGCGGGCCcgaggggcgggcggggctgCGGCACTGGCGTCTCGCCTCCTACCTGAGCGGCTGCCATGGCGACGACGCGGGCGACGAGGGCCTGCCCGCGCCCATGGACGCCGAGGCCTACGAGGACGACGTGCTGGGCTGCGCCGGCCGGCCGGGCCCCGGGGACCTGCTGCCCTCGGCCGCCCGCGTGCCCGCGGCCTTCCCGGCCAAGGGCCTGGCGCCCTGCCCCGGCCGCGGGGACAGCCCCGAGCGCGAGGCGCTGGAGGAGGCCGCGCCGGCCAAGCAGGACTCCTTCCGCTCGCGCCTGAACCCGCTGATCCAGCGCAGCTCGCGCCTGCGCTCCTCCCTGATCTTCAGCGCCTCGCAGGCCGAGGGCGCGGGTGGGGCTCCGGCCGCCGCCACCGAGAGGGCGCAGCTGCTGCACAAGGAGCAGGCGGTCAGCGAGACGCTGGGGCCCGGGGGCGAGGCCACGCGCTCCGCCACTTCCACCAAGGTGGCCGAGCTCCTGGAGAAGTACAAGGGCCCCGCGCGGGATGCGGGAGCGGCGGGGGCCGCGGTCGCGGTCGCCAGCCACAGCAAGGCTGTTGTGTCCCAGGCGTGGCGGGAGGAGGTGGTGGCGCCGGGCGGGGGAAGCGAGCGCCGCAGCCTGGAGAGCTGCCTGCTGGACCTGCGCGACTCCTTCGCCCAGCGGCTGCACCAGGAGGCCGAGCGGCAGCCGGGGGCCGCCACGCTGACTGCCACGCAGCTGCTGGACACGCTGGGCCGCGGCGGCACCGACCGGCTGCCCTCCCGCTTCCTCTCCGCCCAGGGCCGCCCCGGCTCCCCACAAGGGCGGGACAGCCCCCCGCTGGAGGGGCCGCGCCAGGCACCGCACCCTGAGCCCAGGGGGAGCCCCGCCTCTGCCTACCCCGAGCGGAAAGGGAGCCCCACCTCGGCCTTCCCCGAGCGCCGGGCCAGCCCGGTGCCCCCCGTGCCCGAGCGCCGGGCCAGCCCGGTGCCCCCCGTGCCCGAGCGCCGGGCCAGCCTCACCCTTTCCTTCGCCGAGGAGTCCGCCAAGACCGGCCCCGCGGAGGAGTCGGCGGGCGGCCCCATGGAGGTGCTGCGCAAGGGCTCCCTGCGCCTCCGCCAGCTGCTGAGCCCCAAGGGGGAGCGGCGCGCAGAGGAAGACGGCGGCTTCCCGGCGCCGCAGGAGAACGGGCAGCCCGAGAGCCCCCGGCGGCCGTCGCTGGGCCGGGCCGACAGCACCGAGGCTGCCGCCGCTGCGGACGAGCGGGGCCCGCGGGCGCGCACGGCCTCCGCCACAGCCAACGCCTTGTACAGCAGCAACCTGCGGGACGACACGAAAGCCATTCTGGAGCAGATCAGCGCCCACGGCCAGAAACAccgcgcggccccggcccccgccccgggcctggCTCACAGCAGCCCCGAACTGGGCCGATCCCCCACCGCTGGCGGCCTGGCCCCTGACATGTCCGACAAGGACAAATGCTCTGCCATCTTCCGCTCGGACAGCCTGGGCACGCAGGGGAGGCTGAGCCGCACCCTGCCCGCCAGCGCCGAGGACCGCGACCGGCTGCTGCGCCGCATGGAGAGTATGCGCAAGGAGAAGCGCGTCTACAGCCGCTTCGAGGTCTTCTGCAAAAAGGAAGAGGCCGGAGGcccgggggcaggggagggcccaGCAGAGGACGACACCAGGGACAGCAAGGTGGGCAAGTTCATGCCCAAGATCCTGGGCACCTTCAAAAGCAAGAAGTGA
- the FAM83H gene encoding protein FAM83H isoform X3, which produces MARRSQSSSQGDNPLAPGYLPPHYKEYYRLAVDALAEGGPEAYSRFLASEGAPAFLCPEEVEHVSRHLRPPQHVAREPPDGSPPNVDMDGSSGTYWPMNSDQAVPELDLGWPLTFGFQGTEVTTLVQPPPPDSPSIKDEARRMIRSAQQVVAVVMDMFTDVDLLGEVLEAAARRVPVYILLDEMNAQHFLDMADKCRVNLHHVDFLRVRTVAGPTYYCRTGKSFKGHVKEKFLLVDCAVVMSGSYSFMWSFEKIHRSLAHVFQGELVSSFDEEFRILFAQSEPLVPSAGALARMDAYALAPYSGAGPLMGAPTPFSFPKRAHLLFPPPREEGLGFPSFVDPDRHFLSAFRREEPMRMPGGALEPHAGLRPLARRLDAEAGAGGELAGPRAFFQARHLEMDAFKRHSFAAADGSGAVENFAAARQVSRQTFLSHGDDLRFQTSHFQRDQLYQQHYQWEPQLAPARPQGLFEKLRAGRPGFTEHDDLALGLGPRFPELGPDGHQRLDYVPSSASREVRHGSDPAPGPAPRGLEPSGALRANLGQRFPCQAAARPGPEAAPDAEQERRGGPEGRAGLRHWRLASYLSGCHGDDAGDEGLPAPMDAEAYEDDVLGCAGRPGPGDLLPSAARVPAAFPAKGLAPCPGRGDSPEREALEEAAPAKQDSFRSRLNPLIQRSSRLRSSLIFSASQAEGAGGAPAAATERAQLLHKEQAVSETLGPGGEATRSATSTKVAELLEKYKGPARDAGAAGAAVAVASHSKAVVSQAWREEVVAPGGGSERRSLESCLLDLRDSFAQRLHQEAERQPGAATLTATQLLDTLGRGGTDRLPSRFLSAQGRPGSPQGRDSPPLEGPRQAPHPEPRGSPASAYPERKGSPTSAFPERRASPVPPVPERRASPVPPVPERRASLTLSFAEESAKTGPAEESAGGPMEVLRKGSLRLRQLLSPKGERRAEEDGGFPAPQENGQPESPRRPSLGRADSTEAAAAADERGPRARTASATANALYSSNLRDDTKAILEQISAHGQKHRAAPAPAPGLAHSSPELGRSPTAGGLAPDMSDKDKCSAIFRSDSLGTQGRLSRTLPASAEDRDRLLRRMESMRKEKRVYSRFEVFCKKEEAGGPGAGEGPAEDDTRDSKVGKFMPKILGTFKSKK; this is translated from the exons ATGGCCCGCCGCTCCCAGAGCTCCTCGCAGGGGGACAACCCACTGGCACCTGGGTACCTGCCACCTCACTACAAAGAGTACTACCGCCTGGCGGTAGACGCCCTGGCCGAGGGAGGCCCGGAGGCCTACAGCCGCTTCCTGGCGTCCGAGGGGGCGCCTGCCTTCCTGTGCCCCGAGGAGGTGGAGCACGTGAGCCGCCACTTGCGGCCCCCGCAGCATGTTGCTCGCGAGCCGCCTGATGGCAGCCCTCCCAACGTGGACATGGATGGCTCCTCAGGCACCTACTGGCCCATGAACTCAGACCAGGCGGTGCCTGAGCTTGACCTAGGCTGGCCCCTGACCTTCGGCTTCCAGGGCACCGAGGTTAccacactggtgcagccaccaccGCCCGACAGCCCCAGCATCAAGGATGAGGCCCGGAGGATGATCCGCTCTGCCCAGCAG GTGGTGGCCGTGGTGATGGACATGTTCACCGACGTGGACCTGCTGGGTGAAGTGCTGGAGGCAGCCGCCCGCCGAGTCCCGGTCTACATCCTCCTGGATGAGATGAACGCCCAGCACTTCCTGGACATGGCGGACAAGTGCCGCGTCAACCTGCACCACGTGGAC TTCCTGCGCGTGCGCACTGTGGCAGGCCCCACGTACTACTGCCGGACGGGGAAGTCCTTCAAGGGCCACGTGAAGGAGAAGTTCCTGCTGGTGGACTGCGCGGTGGTGATGAGCGGGAGCTACAG CTTCATGTGGTCCTTCGAGAAGATCCACCGGAGCCTGGCGCACGTGTTCCAGGGCGAGCTGGTCTCCAGCTTCGATGAGGAGTTCCGCATCCTGTTCGCGCAGTCCGAGCCTCTGGTGCCCTCGGCCGGGGCGCTGGCCCGCATGGACGCTTACGCCCTGGCCCCGTACTCGGGAGCGGGGCCCCTTATGGGCGCGCCGacccccttctccttccccaaacGGGCGCACCTCCTGTTCCCACCGCCCCGGGAGGAGGGCCTGGGCTTCCCCTCCTTCGTCGACCCCGACCGCCACTTCCTGTCCGCCTTCCGCCGGGAGGAGCCCATGCGGATGCCCGGCGGAGCCCTGGAGCCGCACGCGGGGCTGCGGCCTCTGGCGCGGCGGCTGGACGCcgaggcgggcgcggggggcgagCTGGCCGGCCCGCGGGCCTTCTTCCAGGCCCGGCACCTGGAGATGGACGCCTTCAAGCGGCACAGCTTCGCGGCCGCCGACGGCTCGGGCGCCGTGGAGAACTTCGCGGCCGCGCGGCAGGTGTCGCGGCAGACGTTCCTCAGCCACGGCGACGACCTGCGCTTCCAGACCAGCCACTTCCAGCGAGACCAGCTGTACCAGCAGCACTACCAGTGGGAGCCGCAGCTCGCGCCCGCGCGCCCGCAGGGCCTGTTCGAGAAGCTGCGCGCCGGCCGCCCGGGCTTCACCGAGCACGACGACCTGGCCCTGGGGCTCGGGCCGCGCTTCCCCGAGCTCGGCCCCGACGGGCACCAGCGGCTCGACTACGTGCCGTCCAGCGCCTCGCGCGAGGTGCGCCACGGCTCGgaccccgccccgggccccgcgccccgcggcctgGAGCCCAGCGGGGCCCTGCGCGCCAACCTGGGCCAGCGCTTCCCGTGCCAGGCGGCGGCGAGGCCGGGCCCCGAGGCGGCGCCCGACGCGGAGCAGGAGCGCAGGGGCGGGCCcgaggggcgggcggggctgCGGCACTGGCGTCTCGCCTCCTACCTGAGCGGCTGCCATGGCGACGACGCGGGCGACGAGGGCCTGCCCGCGCCCATGGACGCCGAGGCCTACGAGGACGACGTGCTGGGCTGCGCCGGCCGGCCGGGCCCCGGGGACCTGCTGCCCTCGGCCGCCCGCGTGCCCGCGGCCTTCCCGGCCAAGGGCCTGGCGCCCTGCCCCGGCCGCGGGGACAGCCCCGAGCGCGAGGCGCTGGAGGAGGCCGCGCCGGCCAAGCAGGACTCCTTCCGCTCGCGCCTGAACCCGCTGATCCAGCGCAGCTCGCGCCTGCGCTCCTCCCTGATCTTCAGCGCCTCGCAGGCCGAGGGCGCGGGTGGGGCTCCGGCCGCCGCCACCGAGAGGGCGCAGCTGCTGCACAAGGAGCAGGCGGTCAGCGAGACGCTGGGGCCCGGGGGCGAGGCCACGCGCTCCGCCACTTCCACCAAGGTGGCCGAGCTCCTGGAGAAGTACAAGGGCCCCGCGCGGGATGCGGGAGCGGCGGGGGCCGCGGTCGCGGTCGCCAGCCACAGCAAGGCTGTTGTGTCCCAGGCGTGGCGGGAGGAGGTGGTGGCGCCGGGCGGGGGAAGCGAGCGCCGCAGCCTGGAGAGCTGCCTGCTGGACCTGCGCGACTCCTTCGCCCAGCGGCTGCACCAGGAGGCCGAGCGGCAGCCGGGGGCCGCCACGCTGACTGCCACGCAGCTGCTGGACACGCTGGGCCGCGGCGGCACCGACCGGCTGCCCTCCCGCTTCCTCTCCGCCCAGGGCCGCCCCGGCTCCCCACAAGGGCGGGACAGCCCCCCGCTGGAGGGGCCGCGCCAGGCACCGCACCCTGAGCCCAGGGGGAGCCCCGCCTCTGCCTACCCCGAGCGGAAAGGGAGCCCCACCTCGGCCTTCCCCGAGCGCCGGGCCAGCCCGGTGCCCCCCGTGCCCGAGCGCCGGGCCAGCCCGGTGCCCCCCGTGCCCGAGCGCCGGGCCAGCCTCACCCTTTCCTTCGCCGAGGAGTCCGCCAAGACCGGCCCCGCGGAGGAGTCGGCGGGCGGCCCCATGGAGGTGCTGCGCAAGGGCTCCCTGCGCCTCCGCCAGCTGCTGAGCCCCAAGGGGGAGCGGCGCGCAGAGGAAGACGGCGGCTTCCCGGCGCCGCAGGAGAACGGGCAGCCCGAGAGCCCCCGGCGGCCGTCGCTGGGCCGGGCCGACAGCACCGAGGCTGCCGCCGCTGCGGACGAGCGGGGCCCGCGGGCGCGCACGGCCTCCGCCACAGCCAACGCCTTGTACAGCAGCAACCTGCGGGACGACACGAAAGCCATTCTGGAGCAGATCAGCGCCCACGGCCAGAAACAccgcgcggccccggcccccgccccgggcctggCTCACAGCAGCCCCGAACTGGGCCGATCCCCCACCGCTGGCGGCCTGGCCCCTGACATGTCCGACAAGGACAAATGCTCTGCCATCTTCCGCTCGGACAGCCTGGGCACGCAGGGGAGGCTGAGCCGCACCCTGCCCGCCAGCGCCGAGGACCGCGACCGGCTGCTGCGCCGCATGGAGAGTATGCGCAAGGAGAAGCGCGTCTACAGCCGCTTCGAGGTCTTCTGCAAAAAGGAAGAGGCCGGAGGcccgggggcaggggagggcccaGCAGAGGACGACACCAGGGACAGCAAGGTGGGCAAGTTCATGCCCAAGATCCTGGGCACCTTCAAAAGCAAGAAGTGA